A window of Thunnus thynnus chromosome 17, fThuThy2.1, whole genome shotgun sequence contains these coding sequences:
- the LOC137201028 gene encoding uncharacterized protein yields the protein MLQSIMVKIHQSIVKPGGQFEIQCSNISKTLFHCLLCPKFKPTTSKKIQRHMDCHISTALHVKDNIICRCNQPCRLTGHYHCPYCEKTIIRREDMESHALGCQNKPPPSLTLEPLLLPSLLCTAASQEISRCPSSATTSAAVPPSPPAKSPEPPHATSAVPLSPSVTSVVAPSPSVTTAVPPPPATTSALPPSPATTLAVPNSEPHPSLLNLLEEPMECNTSVVEQDHCYTLPPSVSLHSPVASPVSSDIPAASQPEASSTDARSPEGSVKDAASYPDTMTLPSYGIRSLRLVRCPHCSLRLYKKNLGAHIKRKHGGLKDITAASHLKNVCVDETRGIFAVQRVAHGFSVPIHVQRKTWGKHHQIKCGLEECHKYQLLAKQSGLIYSLCEHIRSLDYCTKIACEEFLNPEVLEELVSLHIVEESMMAMCKLRQKGAEKDHVPFSVLVDLGGSTHQLCLSVHEPKIRSFSSFGRVIVTYNLKKQTWHCPCTNPRKSCPHKSIGKWHVFQTRKDLLPASTQETFQSHSNPATTELERSVRYTYEEKKIPATLPGDATAPRALTDYPACLIPTEETCKLCQGHPRLEDGFLITDKATIVSMNGVNHNTSTYNKRCPKCHMDYRYQEWRDGLHNFNDHVILTLELCLYMRYNLQNHVSVSRLISCLESFRGQKFPAINIIFQAYCHFEALNNTEYSYSCVNCGFSPAVVMMDIHRNRVSKLEVSELETPPEDFDGQHNIEDFWDSVHLEMISQGFFPNSSTNPFLVRPSYELWAPWIGKETRKSDSVLNTEFKKMPTSETEGELSSVTADRLCEDLLKQNEATLRSLCKSSSVDSSGSRADLIFRLREKVKNQQTYVKVHQSIWGTSGGWCVVSCPHGIVYSLKFNLQTESPRDFADLLLSWKHFPNVCLYDSAHGLATHTNSRVPDNPPFHPHEGKPAAPTSKNLAKAVHRKLKVPLPWLREKLEHSEENAHPVTGSSHHYALHDRLHQGNTKDPHDVLRRVNLVPELQDCVNSKLVKRLFTYMRKNNYFLNSVAPSTHMFIMRNMIEHRNACCNSQLLETQLKRIQQLQPLDPTPMSDTGQTATDDSHC from the exons ATGCTTCAAAGCATCATGGTCAAA ATCCACCAATCAATAGTTAAACCTGGGGGCCAGTTCGAAATACAGTGCTCGAATATCAGCAAGACTTTGTTTCACTGCCTTCTGTGTCCCAAATTCAAGCCAACTACTAGCAAGAAGATCCAGAGACACATGGATTGCCATATCAGCACTGCATTGCATGTTAAAG ATAACATCATCTGCAGATGCAATCAGCCATGCAGACTCACGGGTCATTATCATTGCCCCTACTGTGAAAAAACAATCATACGGAGGGAAGATATGGAAAGTCATGCGCTCGGATGTCAAAATAAACCTCCTCCATCACTCACATTGGAACCACTCTTATTGCCATCACTACTCTGCACTGCTGCTTCCCAGGAGATTTCAAGATGCCCTTCTTCAGCGACAACATCGGCAGCAGTACCCCCTTCTCCACCTGCAAAATCACCAGAACCCCCACATGCTACATCGGCAGTGCCCCTTTCTCCATCTGTGACATCAGTAGTTGCCCCTTCTCCATCTGTGACAACAGCAGTACCCCCTCCTCCAGCTACGACATCAGCACTACCCCCTTCTCCAGCTACGACACTGGCAGTACCCAACTCAGAGCCTCACCCAAGCCTGTTGAATCTGCTGGAGGAGCCTATGGAGTGTAATACATCAGTAGTAGAGCAAGACCATTGTTATACACTTCCACCCTCAGTTTCTCTCCACTCCCCTGTAGCTTCACCAGTATCCAGCGATATTCCCGCAGCTTCACAACCAGAGGCCTCGAGCACAGATGCCCGTTCACCCGAGGGCTCAGTCAAGGATGCTGCATCGTATCCTGACACAATGACGCTGCCGTCTTACGGTATCAGAAGTTTAAGATTAGTGCGGTGCCCTCACTGCTCGCTTCGTCTTTACAAGAAAAACCTGGGTGCCCACATAAAGAGGAAGCATGGAGGGCTAAAGGATATTACTGCTGCTTCACATCTTAAAAACGTGTGTGTTGATGAAACACGTGGAATATTTGCTGTCCAAAGAGTTGCTCATGGGTTCTCTGTGCCGATACATGTACAGCGCAAAACATGGGGAAAACATCATCAGATAAAATGTGGGTTGGAGGAATGTCACAAGTACCAGTTGCTTGCAAAGCAGAGTGGGCTAATTTACAGCCTGTGTGAGCACATTCGATCGCTGGATTACTGCACCAAGATTGCTTGCGAGGAGTTTCTTAATCCAGAGGTTCTTGAGGAATTGGTGTCTCTGCATATTGTCGAAGAATCTATGATGGCAATGTGCAAATTGAGGCAAAAAGGAGCAGAGAAAGACCATGTGCCTTTTTCTGTGTTGGTGGATTTGGGAGGTTCCACACATcaactttgtctctctgttcaTGAGCCCAAAATACGCAGTTTCTCCTCCTTTGGGAGAGTTATAGTCACTTATaacttgaaaaaacaaacctggCATTGCCCCTGTACCAACCCTCGTAAATCATGTCCACACAAGAGCATCGGTAAGTGGCACGTGTTTCAAACTAGGAAAGACCTCCTGCCCGCTTCAACGCAAGAGACATTTCAGTCTCACAGTAATCCTGCTACCACAGAGCTGGAGAGAAGTGTGAGATACACTtatgaagagaagaaaatacCTGCAACTCTTCCTGGAGATGCCACTGCACCAAGAGCACTGACAGATTATCCTGCATGTTTGATTCCTACTGAAGAAACATGCAAGCTCTGTCAAGGCCATCCCAGATTAGAAGATGGATTTCTCATCACAGACAAAGCTACAATAGTCAGCATGAATGGTGTAAATCACA ACACCTCGACTTACAATAAAAGATGCCCTAAATGCCACATGGACTACCGGTACCAGGAATGGCGAGATGGTCTTCACAACTTTAATGATCATGTCATCTTGACTCTAGAGCTTTGCCTCTATATGCGATACAACCTACAG aATCATGTGTCGGTGTCcagactgatcagctgtttggagAGTTTTCGGGGCCAAAAGTTTCCCGCGATCAACATCATTTTTCAAGCCTATTGTCACTTCGAGGCTTTGAACAACACAGAGTACAGTTACTCCTGCGTAAACTGTGGCTTTTCCCCCGCTGTTGTCATGATGGACATCCACAGAAACAGAGTCTCCAAACTGGAGG TGAGTGAATTGGAAACACCTCCTGAAGACTTTGATGGACAACACAACATAGAGGACTTCTGGGACTCTGTACATCTGGAAATGATCAGTCAAGGCTTTTTTCCCA actCTTCAACAAATCCGTTTTTGGTTCGTCCATCTTATGAACTCTGGGCTCCTTGGATTGGGAAGGAAACCCGCAAATCCGATAGTGTCCTCAACACCGAATTCAAAAAGATGCCCACATCTGAGACTGAGGGAGAACTGAGTAGTGTAACTGCAGACCGtctttgtgaggatttgctcaAACAAAAT GAAGCAACTCTTCGAAGTCTGTGCAAAAGTTCCAGTGTTGACTCTAGTGGATCTCGTGCAGATCTCATCTTCCGGCTGAGGGAGAAAGTGAAGAATCAACAGACTTATGTCAAAGTGCATCAATCTATCTGGGGTACCTCTG GTGGATGGTGTGTAGTTTCTTGCCCCCATGGCATCGTTTACAGTCTGAAATTCAACTTGCAGACAGAAAGTCCAAGAGATTTTGCTGACCTTCTCCTGTCATGGAAACATTTCCCAAATGTCTGCCTGTATGACTCAGCACATGGTttagcaacacacacaaactcacgaGTTCCTGACAACCCCCCTTTTCATCCACATGAAGGAAAACCAGCTGCTCCGACATCAAAGAACTTGGCTAAAGCAGTTCATCGGAAACTGAAGGTGCCCCTGCCATGGCTCAGAGAAAAACTTGAGCATTCAGAAGAAAATGCACATCCGGTAACTGGATCAAGCCACCATTACGCACTTCACGACAGACTTCACCAGGGTAACACAAAAGACCCACATGATGTGTTGCGAAGGGTTAATCTGGTCCCAGAACTCCAGGACTGTGTAAACAGTAAGCTGGTGAAGCGGCTGTTTACTTAcatgagaaaaaataattatttcctGAACAGCGTGGCACCTTCCACACACATGTTCATAATGAGAAACATGATCGAACACAGGAACGCGTGTTGTAACTCACAGCTTCTGGAAACGCAGTTAAAACGAATTCAGCAACTCCAACCCTTGGACCCCACTCCCATGTCCGACACGGGTCAGACCGCCACGGATGACTCTCATTGCTAA
- the mylk5 gene encoding myosin light chain kinase, smooth muscle isoform X2, translated as MSGDGSKQRYVSTFRIHIKSPHASAAPGNGPGTIDTRTTEKGFLSSRKRPDIPVFIEPLEDCCVDEGGDITLRGVLTGSQPIKVSWLHNGEVARFGIPSFNGREVNFVVRECLPEDAGAYTCLAENSAGKTSCCAAVFVRDFETICGVHNRVSKIPTSASKSVMENGKSHKVEPQKLRGGSTCTSPTDSDMQSPVTSPREVIPKKRANSGKGPALHFENPPQHLEVKVGQTARLTCCFTGSPPVVSCWIRNKDQIVDGPELWAENTDQSSTLVIAEAKPQHTGRYTVVVKDRKSSAQHTLTLSVIEKPQPPASCPVISLITASSLVLSWSGPCYDGGSAVLGYVVELKSQGRADTGDWSELTAQCKSTSYKVCSGLQPQGEYCFRVRAYNTVGVSEPGPVSAVVKMEQKDSHKPQEEEGPQEYTCVTVDSSHKVTDHYNLQEKLGMGKFGLVYKLTHKVTGHVYAGKFYKGRRAKEREAARKEIELMNYLHHPKLVQCLAAYDHKPEMVMVMEFIAGGELFERIVDDNFEHTEPASVRYMQQILEGIAYMHQQNIVHLDLKPENIVCVDTTGTSIKIIDFGLASRLDGDAPLKVMHGTPEFVAPEVISFEPVGLATDMWSIGVICYILLSGESPFQGNSDAETLALVTAAQWEFDDESFEEITDEAKNFISSLLNKDTRRRMSCKEALAHPWMAAFESGDHAATKCLSKEKMKRFLARQKWKKAGKAMLALKRMALLSKGESSVSPTSPGDASPLSPEAEHALESLERKMQEPPHFTQTLEDQTVAQGSSARLSCHVTGYPDPGVVWLCGEAPVEESSTVQIEYEEDGCCTLVLVKVGPEDSNVYTCRATNDHGETSCSAKLVVQQ; from the exons ATGAGTGGTGATGGCAGCAAACAGCGTTATGTGTCAACCTTCAGGATACACATCAAGTCTCCTCATGCATCGGCTGCACCAGGGAATGGGCCAGGAACTATTGACACTAGGACCACAGAAAAAG GGTTTCTTTCCTCTCGTAAACGTCCGGATATACCCGTCTTCATAGAGCCCCTGGAGGACTGCTGTGTGGACGAAGGAGGTGACATCACGCTACGTGGGGTtctgacaggaagtcagcctaTCAAAGTATCGTGGTTGCACAATG GTGAAGTGGCTCGTTTTGGGATTCCTTCCTTCAATGGCAGGGAGGTGAATTTCGTGGTGAGGGAATGCTTGCCGGAAGATGCAGGTGCCTACACCTGCTTGGCAGAAAACAGCGCAGGGAAGACATCCTGCTGCGCCGCTGTGTTCGTCAGAG ACTTTGAAACCATCTGTGGTGTGCACAATCGCGTGTCAAAGATCCCCACTTCTGCATCCAAGAGCGTTATGGAAAATGGAAAGTCTCACAAAGTTGAGCCACAAAAGCTCAGAGGAGGATCCACTTGTACCTCACCTACAGACTCTGACATGCAGAGTCCGGTCACATCTCCAAGAG AAGTCATCCCAAAGAAGAGAGCCAACTCGGGGAAAG gTCCAGCATTACATTTTGAAAACCCCCCTCAGCACCTTGAGGTGAAGGTGGGACAAACTGCCCGTCTGACTTGCTGTTTCACCGGCAGCCCACCTGTAGTGTCCTGTTGGATCAGAAACAAAGATCAG ATAGTGGATGGTCCAGAGCTGTGGGCAGAAAATACTGATCAGAGCAGCACACTTGTTATAGCGGAGGCTAAACCACAGCACACAGGTCGCTACACTGTTGTAGTGAAGGACCGTAAAAGCTcagcacaacacacactgaCCCTTTCTGTCATAG AGAAGCCGCAGCCTCCTGCCTCCTGCCCTGTGATCTCCCTCATCACTGCCAGCAGCCTTGTACTGTCCTGGTCGGGCCCCTGCTACGACGGTGGCAGCGCTGTCCTGGGTTATGTGGTTGAGTTAAAGAGCCAAGGACGTGCGGACACTGGGGACTGGAGTGAACTCACTGCCCAGTGCAAGAGCACTTCATACAAAGTGTGCTCCGGGCTGCAGCCTCAAGGGGAATATTGTTTCAGGGTGAGGGCCTACAACACAGTGGGAGTAAGTGAGCCAGGCCCAGTATCAGCAGTGGTTAAGATGGAGCAGAAAG attCACACAAACCACAAGAAGAGGAGGGTCCTCAAGAATATACCTGTGTCACTGTTGATTCATCTCACAAAGTCACAGATCACTACAATTTGCAGGAGAAACTGGGAAT GGGAAAGTTCGGACTGGTGTATAAACTAACCCACAAAGTGACCGGACATGTGTATGCTGGGAAGTTCTACAAAGGCCGACGTGCCAAGGAGAGGGAGGCTGCTCGTAAAGAGATAGAGTTGATGAACTACCTTCACCACCCCAAACTGGTTCAGTGTCTGGCGGCATATGATCACAAGCCTGAGATGGTCATGGTGATGGAGTT tatAGCAGGCGGGGAGCTCTTTGAACGTATTGTGGATGATAACTTTGAGCACACAGAGCCTGCCAGTGTGCGCTACATGCAGCAGATCCTGGAGGGGATTGCCTACATGCATCAGCAAAACATTGTCCATCTGGACCTCAAACCTgaaaacattgtgtgtgttgaCACCACTGGCACCTCAATAAAGATCATTGACTTTGGATTAGCCAGCAGGCTCG ATGGTGACGCACCTCTGAAGGTGATGCATGGGACTCCAGAGTTTGTGGCACCTGAAGTGATCAGCTTTGAGCCTGTGGGTTTGGCCACTGATATGTGGAGCATTGGGGTCATCTGCTATATATT ACTGAGTGGCGAGTCTCCATTCCAGGGTAACAGCGATGCAGAGACCCTGGCCTTGGTCACAGCTGCCCAGTGGGAGTTCGATGATGAGAGCTTTGAAGAGATCACAGACGAGGCCAAAAATTTCATTAGCTCCCTGCTTAACAAGGACACCAG GCGGAGGATGTCCTGTAAAGAGGCACTCGCCCACCCTTGGATGGCTGCATTTGAGTCTGGAGATCATGCCGCCACCAAGTGTCTGTCCaaggagaagatgaagaggTTTCTAGCCCGGCAGAAGTGGAAG AAAGCAGGCAAGGCCATGCTAGCCCTGAAGAGAATGGCTCTGCTGTCTAAAGGTGAAAGCTCTGTATCTCCTACCAGCCCTGGAGACG CATCACCTCTGAGTCCGGAGGCAGAGCATGCCCTGGAGTCTTTGGAGCGCAAGATGCAAGAGCCACCCCATTTCACCCAGACCTTGGAGGACCAGACAGTAGCTCAGGGATCCAGTGCTCGTCTCTCATGTCATgtcacag GATATCCTGACCCAGGGGTAGTGTGGCTGTGCGGGGAGGCGCCTGTGGAGGAGTCATCCACAGTTCAGATAGAATATGAGGAAGATGGCTGCTGTACCCTGGTCCTAGTCAAAGTCGGCCCAGAGGACAGCAACGTTTACACCTGCAGAGCCACCAATGACCACGGAGAGACATCCTGCTCAGCCAAACTCGTTGTTCAACAGTAG
- the mylk5 gene encoding myosin light chain kinase, smooth muscle isoform X1, which produces MSGDGSKQRYVSTFRIHIKSPHASAAPGNGPGTIDTRTTEKGTDTGFLSSRKRPDIPVFIEPLEDCCVDEGGDITLRGVLTGSQPIKVSWLHNGEVARFGIPSFNGREVNFVVRECLPEDAGAYTCLAENSAGKTSCCAAVFVRDFETICGVHNRVSKIPTSASKSVMENGKSHKVEPQKLRGGSTCTSPTDSDMQSPVTSPREVIPKKRANSGKGPALHFENPPQHLEVKVGQTARLTCCFTGSPPVVSCWIRNKDQIVDGPELWAENTDQSSTLVIAEAKPQHTGRYTVVVKDRKSSAQHTLTLSVIEKPQPPASCPVISLITASSLVLSWSGPCYDGGSAVLGYVVELKSQGRADTGDWSELTAQCKSTSYKVCSGLQPQGEYCFRVRAYNTVGVSEPGPVSAVVKMEQKDSHKPQEEEGPQEYTCVTVDSSHKVTDHYNLQEKLGMGKFGLVYKLTHKVTGHVYAGKFYKGRRAKEREAARKEIELMNYLHHPKLVQCLAAYDHKPEMVMVMEFIAGGELFERIVDDNFEHTEPASVRYMQQILEGIAYMHQQNIVHLDLKPENIVCVDTTGTSIKIIDFGLASRLDGDAPLKVMHGTPEFVAPEVISFEPVGLATDMWSIGVICYILLSGESPFQGNSDAETLALVTAAQWEFDDESFEEITDEAKNFISSLLNKDTRRRMSCKEALAHPWMAAFESGDHAATKCLSKEKMKRFLARQKWKKAGKAMLALKRMALLSKGESSVSPTSPGDASPLSPEAEHALESLERKMQEPPHFTQTLEDQTVAQGSSARLSCHVTGYPDPGVVWLCGEAPVEESSTVQIEYEEDGCCTLVLVKVGPEDSNVYTCRATNDHGETSCSAKLVVQQ; this is translated from the exons ATGAGTGGTGATGGCAGCAAACAGCGTTATGTGTCAACCTTCAGGATACACATCAAGTCTCCTCATGCATCGGCTGCACCAGGGAATGGGCCAGGAACTATTGACACTAGGACCACAGAAAAAGGTACTGACACAG GGTTTCTTTCCTCTCGTAAACGTCCGGATATACCCGTCTTCATAGAGCCCCTGGAGGACTGCTGTGTGGACGAAGGAGGTGACATCACGCTACGTGGGGTtctgacaggaagtcagcctaTCAAAGTATCGTGGTTGCACAATG GTGAAGTGGCTCGTTTTGGGATTCCTTCCTTCAATGGCAGGGAGGTGAATTTCGTGGTGAGGGAATGCTTGCCGGAAGATGCAGGTGCCTACACCTGCTTGGCAGAAAACAGCGCAGGGAAGACATCCTGCTGCGCCGCTGTGTTCGTCAGAG ACTTTGAAACCATCTGTGGTGTGCACAATCGCGTGTCAAAGATCCCCACTTCTGCATCCAAGAGCGTTATGGAAAATGGAAAGTCTCACAAAGTTGAGCCACAAAAGCTCAGAGGAGGATCCACTTGTACCTCACCTACAGACTCTGACATGCAGAGTCCGGTCACATCTCCAAGAG AAGTCATCCCAAAGAAGAGAGCCAACTCGGGGAAAG gTCCAGCATTACATTTTGAAAACCCCCCTCAGCACCTTGAGGTGAAGGTGGGACAAACTGCCCGTCTGACTTGCTGTTTCACCGGCAGCCCACCTGTAGTGTCCTGTTGGATCAGAAACAAAGATCAG ATAGTGGATGGTCCAGAGCTGTGGGCAGAAAATACTGATCAGAGCAGCACACTTGTTATAGCGGAGGCTAAACCACAGCACACAGGTCGCTACACTGTTGTAGTGAAGGACCGTAAAAGCTcagcacaacacacactgaCCCTTTCTGTCATAG AGAAGCCGCAGCCTCCTGCCTCCTGCCCTGTGATCTCCCTCATCACTGCCAGCAGCCTTGTACTGTCCTGGTCGGGCCCCTGCTACGACGGTGGCAGCGCTGTCCTGGGTTATGTGGTTGAGTTAAAGAGCCAAGGACGTGCGGACACTGGGGACTGGAGTGAACTCACTGCCCAGTGCAAGAGCACTTCATACAAAGTGTGCTCCGGGCTGCAGCCTCAAGGGGAATATTGTTTCAGGGTGAGGGCCTACAACACAGTGGGAGTAAGTGAGCCAGGCCCAGTATCAGCAGTGGTTAAGATGGAGCAGAAAG attCACACAAACCACAAGAAGAGGAGGGTCCTCAAGAATATACCTGTGTCACTGTTGATTCATCTCACAAAGTCACAGATCACTACAATTTGCAGGAGAAACTGGGAAT GGGAAAGTTCGGACTGGTGTATAAACTAACCCACAAAGTGACCGGACATGTGTATGCTGGGAAGTTCTACAAAGGCCGACGTGCCAAGGAGAGGGAGGCTGCTCGTAAAGAGATAGAGTTGATGAACTACCTTCACCACCCCAAACTGGTTCAGTGTCTGGCGGCATATGATCACAAGCCTGAGATGGTCATGGTGATGGAGTT tatAGCAGGCGGGGAGCTCTTTGAACGTATTGTGGATGATAACTTTGAGCACACAGAGCCTGCCAGTGTGCGCTACATGCAGCAGATCCTGGAGGGGATTGCCTACATGCATCAGCAAAACATTGTCCATCTGGACCTCAAACCTgaaaacattgtgtgtgttgaCACCACTGGCACCTCAATAAAGATCATTGACTTTGGATTAGCCAGCAGGCTCG ATGGTGACGCACCTCTGAAGGTGATGCATGGGACTCCAGAGTTTGTGGCACCTGAAGTGATCAGCTTTGAGCCTGTGGGTTTGGCCACTGATATGTGGAGCATTGGGGTCATCTGCTATATATT ACTGAGTGGCGAGTCTCCATTCCAGGGTAACAGCGATGCAGAGACCCTGGCCTTGGTCACAGCTGCCCAGTGGGAGTTCGATGATGAGAGCTTTGAAGAGATCACAGACGAGGCCAAAAATTTCATTAGCTCCCTGCTTAACAAGGACACCAG GCGGAGGATGTCCTGTAAAGAGGCACTCGCCCACCCTTGGATGGCTGCATTTGAGTCTGGAGATCATGCCGCCACCAAGTGTCTGTCCaaggagaagatgaagaggTTTCTAGCCCGGCAGAAGTGGAAG AAAGCAGGCAAGGCCATGCTAGCCCTGAAGAGAATGGCTCTGCTGTCTAAAGGTGAAAGCTCTGTATCTCCTACCAGCCCTGGAGACG CATCACCTCTGAGTCCGGAGGCAGAGCATGCCCTGGAGTCTTTGGAGCGCAAGATGCAAGAGCCACCCCATTTCACCCAGACCTTGGAGGACCAGACAGTAGCTCAGGGATCCAGTGCTCGTCTCTCATGTCATgtcacag GATATCCTGACCCAGGGGTAGTGTGGCTGTGCGGGGAGGCGCCTGTGGAGGAGTCATCCACAGTTCAGATAGAATATGAGGAAGATGGCTGCTGTACCCTGGTCCTAGTCAAAGTCGGCCCAGAGGACAGCAACGTTTACACCTGCAGAGCCACCAATGACCACGGAGAGACATCCTGCTCAGCCAAACTCGTTGTTCAACAGTAG
- the fzd2 gene encoding frizzled-2 — MIFCKTWFLALLLPLLISAQYQGDNGIVVPEHGFCQPISIPLCTDIAYNQTIMPNLVGHYNQEDAGLEVHQFYPLVKVQCSPELKFFLCSMYAPVCTVLEKAIPPCRSICERAKQGCEALMNKFGFQWPDRLRCENFPVLGDGQICVGQNDSSAATVPPIIPAPGSHDISTVSTDERPFHCPSVLKVPPYLNYRFLDEKDCAAPCEPSRGGGYMFFSDKEIHFSRLWILVWSVLCCASTLFTVTTYLVDMQRFRYPERPIIFLSGCYTMVSIAYIAGYFLGDKVVCNDSFSPDGYKTIVQGTKKEGCTILFMMLYFFSMASSIWWVILSLTWFLAAGMKWGHEAIEANSQYFHLAAWAVPAVKTISILAIGQIEGDVLSGVCFVSLTNLDPLRGFVLAPLFIYLFIGTSFLLAGFVSLFRIRTIMKHDGTKTEKLERLMVRIGVFSVLYTVPATIVIACFFYEQAFRPHWERSWVSHNCRSLDFPCPAQAGLRMTPDFTVYMIKYLMTLIVGITSGFWIWSGKTLHSWHKFYSRLTFGKHGETTV; from the coding sequence ATGATTTTTTGCAAGACCTGGTTTCTTGCACTCCTGCTGCCTCTGCTGATATCAGCTCAGTATCAAGGGGACAACGGAATAGTCGTCCCGGAGCATGGATTTTGTCAGCCAATTTCAATACCTCTGTGCACGGACATAGCCTACAACCAAACCATCATGCCCAATTTAGTGGGCCATTACAACCAGGAGGACGCAGGGCTCGAGGTGCACCAGTTTTATCCCCTGGTAAAGGTACAGTGCTCGCCGGAGCTGAAATTCTTCCTGTGCTCCATGTATGCGCCTGTATGCACAGTTTTGGAGAAGGCTATTCCTCCCTGCAGGTCAATCTGTGAGAGAGCCAAACAGGGCTGTGAGGCACTTATGAACAAGTTTGGCTTCCAGTGGCCGGACAGACTGCGCTGTGAGAACTTCCCTGTGCTGGGAGATGGACAAATCTGCGTGGGACAAAACGACTCCTCTGCTGCCACCGTCCCACCCATCATACCTGCCCCGGGAAGCCACGACATCTCCACGGTCTCCACAGATGAGAGGCCTTTCCATTGCCCGTCTGTTCTCAAAGTTCCCCCATATTTGAATTATAGGTTTCTAGATGAGAAGGATTGTGCAGCTCCTTGTGAGCCATCAAGGGGCGGTGGGTACATGTTTTTCAGTGACAAAGAGATTCATTTCTCCCGCTTATGGATTCTGGTTTGGTCTGTACTTTGTTGTGCATCTACTTTATTCACAGTTACTACTTATTTAGTTGACATGCAGCGCTTCAGATACCCTGAGCGACCTATTATCTTCCTGTCTGGCTGCTACACTATGGTCTCCATAGCCTACATAGCTGGCTACTTCCTGGGGGACAAGGTGGTGTGCAATGACAGCTTCAGCCCTGATGGCTATAAGACAATTGTCCAGGGCACCAAAAAGGAAGGCTGCACCATCCTCTTTATGATGCTCTATTTCTTCAGCATGGCCAGTTCCATCTGGTGGGTCATCCTGTCTCTCACCTGGTTCCTGGCAGCAGGTATGAAGTGGGGTCATGAGGCTATTGAGGCCAACTCTCAGTATTTTCACCTAGCTGCCTGGGCAGTGCCGGCGGTCAAGACCATCAGCATCCTGGCCATCGGGCAGATCGAGGGTGACGTGCTCAGCGGCGTCTGCTTCGTCAGTCTCACCAACCTGGATCCTCTACGGGGCTTCGTGTTGGCCCCGCTCTTCATTTATCTCTTCATCGGGACATCTTTCTTGTTGGCCGGCTTTGTGTCGCTGTTCCGAATCCGCACCATCATGAAACACGACGGCACCAAGACAGAGAAGCTGGAGCGTCTGATGGTGCGGATCGGAGTATTCAGCGTGCTCTACACCGTCCCTGCCACCATTGTTATTGCCTGCTTCTTCTACGAGCAGGCCTTCCGCCCCCACTGGGAGCGCAGCTGGGTCAGCCACAACTGCAGGAGCCTGGACTTCCCCTGTCCTGCTCAGGCTGGGCTCCGCATGACCCCTGACTTCACTGTCTACATGATCAAGTATCTGATGACGCTCATAGTGGGCATCACCTCTGGTTTCTGGATCTGGTCTGGGAAGACCCTGCACTCCTGGCATAAATTCTACTCAAGGCTGACATTTGGCAAACATGGAGAGACCACTGTGTAG